One window of Cryptococcus neoformans var. grubii H99 chromosome 11, complete sequence genomic DNA carries:
- a CDS encoding efflux protein EncT — protein sequence MTELPRTKTGDTVSTLTPPISGAPSPDGTAVDVDAICKEKHLDKKSIDELLPPSTKSEVHLEAQSQKEGSLTKLSPSRKWFLLLVFSVAQYLDVCSVSALFVLTDAIQKDLGIQYEASSWIITSYSVTFASFLLFWGRVADLYSAKAVFAYGFLGLGAVNLVISFMPNQFAYFIFRALSGIAGAATIPSAFRLILALFEPEELNFALTIFGLSGAIANVTGLVIAGFFGFITANDQQAGWRWFFRMMAIVIVPFGVSALTLIPQSAGELAEQLPTRDKLKRLDIVGCFMMLVSIILLILGITLGASYGWKKPGFLVPFLLCWPIFVAFFIYEARLSEGYALIPPSFWKIPNMTLLIVFALGIYPWWCVSQLPLVERSIDYFNEPAIIAALRVFPQGASALFVAFFIPRLLQKVRSARIPLAGGMIVAAAMYLLIIFNDGKLGSDYWRWLFPAFIIGSGAAMISFLATNITVMTSVPPEISGVAGAMLQVSLQVGAAISLTVQAGLLTLNPGGMTNYANVQASLWFQFGWLVVNALIIIVFFRQSKMPKTSEEEGAAAAFGA from the exons ATGACCGAACTCCCTCGAACGAAAACGGGAGATACCGTCAGCACTCTCACACCACCTATTTCTGGTGCTCCATCACCCGATGGAACAGCAGTTGATGTGGACGCCATTTGCAAAGAAAAGCACCTTGACAAGAAATCGATCGACGAGCTATTACCTCCTTCGACTAAATCTGAGGTACATCTCGAAGCTCAAAGTCAGAAGGAAGGCAGTTTGACCAAGTTAAGTCCAAGCCGCAAATGGTTCTTACTACTGGTTTTCAGTGTTGCTCAG TATCTCGATGTCTGTTCCGTATCTGCTCTTTTTGTCCTTACAGATGCCATTCAAAAAGACCTTGGCATTCAATACGAGGCTTCCTCTTGGATCATT ACTAGCTACTCGGTCACATTTGCCTCATTTTTATTATTTTGGGGGCGTGTAGCGGACCTATACTCGGCAAAAGCCGTCTTCGCATACGGCTTCCTTGGACTCGGTGCTGTCAACTTGGTCATCTCTTTTATGCCTAACCAGTTTGCCtatttcatcttccgtGCCTTGAGCGGAATTGCTGGGGCTGCTACC ATTCCCTCGGCTTTCAGGTTGATCCTTGCTCTTTTTGAGCCGGAAGAGCTCAACTTCGCTCTTACCATTTTCGGTCTCAGCGGTGCTATCGCCAATGTCACAGGTCTTGTTATTGCAGGCTTCTTTGGATTCATCACTGCCAATGACCAACAAGCCGGCTGGAGATGGTTCTTCCGA ATGATGGCTATCGTAATTGTACCTTTCGGCGTTTCCGCCCTTACTCTCATCCCCCAATCCGCGGGAGAATTGGCTGAGCAACTTCCAACTCGAGATAAACTCAAAAGGCTCGACATTGTCGGCTGCTTCATGATGCTtgtctccatcatcttgcTTATCCTTGGTATCACTCTCGGCGCTTCTTATGGCTGGAAAAAGCCAGGCTTCTTGGTTCCATTTTTGCTCTGCTGGCCCATTTTTGTTGCTTTCTTTATCTACGAAGCGAGGTTATCTGAGGGTTACGCTTTGATCCCTCCATCGTTCTGGAAGATTCCAAACATGACCTTACTGATCGTCTTTGCGCTTGGTATTTACCCTTGGTGGTGT GTGAGCCAACTGCCCCTTGTCGAACGATCCATCGACTACTTCAACGAACCTGCCATCATTGCCGCCCTCCGAGTCTTCCCTCAAGGTGCTTCAGCTCTTTTCGTCGCATTCTTTATTCCTCGACTTCTTCAAAAAGTCCGCAGTGCCCGAATCCCCCTTGCTGGCGGTATGATCGTCGCTGCTGCCATGTATCTGCTCATCATTTTCAACGATGGCAAACTCGGGAGCGATTATTGGAGATGGCTTTTCCCCGCATTCATCATTGGAAGTGGTGCTGCTATGATAAGTTTCTTAGCCACAAA TATCACAGTTATGACCTCTGTTCCCCCCGAGATTTCTGGTGTTGCGGGTGCGATGCTCCAAGTCTCCCTCCAAGTTGGCGCTGCCATCAGCCTCACTGTACAGGCTGGGCTTCTCACCCTTAATCCCGGAGGAATGACCAACTATGCCAACGTTCAAGCGTCCTTATGGTTCCAATTCGGGTGGCTTGTGGTGAACGCTTTGATTATTATTGTTTTCTTTAGACAGAGCAAGATGCCAAAAACatcagaggaagagggagctGCTGCGGCGTTTGGGGCATAA
- a CDS encoding condensin complex subunit 1 yields MAEFTLQEHLLALSDPPLYQIPAELDIPSLRTSSIDSSLSSAIEEIAGDPESIVNSSPSTFDVFRSILKYADQPNIDAGILTKLLDVVVSGLSYHSSAVMAIVNGQGFGAEADMDAPMVHKQPLEMWAFLLQWFVNVAERGAGRTNDEPRQAMTGRGKKKITKTAAGGAGVATSFMFSDHLPLVLGTMHKTLRIATSRLWRTSSEREAFISCFVKPAYQLAETEAYLKISEVRLGIFKVICLAVKFHQHAFGAQTSIMQNLTYFEHLSEPMAELLAILEKEFDFSQLGEEVLRDVAGKNFAHNDAKGPRSFSRFLVRLAELSPRMVQKQMPLLLAHLDSDAHPMRMAIVEIIGILIKDISSSDEGDEEQKTKQIERFFELLMERFLDLNSWVRCKVLTTLIKLCDLPAKFPKQRHQITELTIRTLEDKTSSARRYAIQLLCKLLETHPFGALHGGTLNLQEWQERYDKVADELKKVDAQELEKAKREVGIEDDDEESEDDEKKEDEEGTKVKKKKEDGVEEEDDEVQNESTPKFKKKKPRQSQLDLSAIQSEQASIDPNLITKLRLTKKYYGDALRFINQLESAIPTLCQLLVSTTKTEVLESMRFFRVAYEYDIASAEQGIKTMLHLIWTKDNNATAGDEGEGKGIRGSVIECYRSLYFDVVPDLSPKQQVNRITKNMIERTYGATLAELTSLEELMRTMMGENMVHTDVVNKLWQVYSTEQEIPKAQRQGAIIILGMLALAKREVVTEKVDKLLKIGLGPFGMHDLVLAKYTCIALQRLGGSVKKVKGSLQDKTMRLPMDNPIFTKLQDIIEFSPKSPQWFSMAEQAVNTIYLLGEQPDKLCTKIIKDLTTKVFEAPEKETEIEREKEEGEKEKNGELENGNQETAENGDTSATADNELETVDDDETSQTQSQLAPANEEVAPLKAQASSFRIAQMVFVVGHVALKHIVYLELVEREFKRRKDEKAKEKAAAKAAEKDQNDLDAVAGNAEDDIGDLISTMKEKELLYGEKSLLAVYGDLIAHICASPKKYKYPSLREAATLSLSKLMCVSSQFCEQHLPLLFKILETSKDPVVRSNIVIALGDIAVCFGNLIDDNSERLYQGLADTDLVVKKNTLMVLTHLILNGMIKVKGQLGEMAKCLEDPDQRISDLARLFFTELSTKDNALYNNLQDVISHLSIGAHAVDEETFERTMRFIFTFIEKEKQAESIVEKLCQRFRQATEERQWRDISYCLSLLPFKSERSVKKLIEGLPFYQDKLHEETVFRRFTEILAKARANKASNKPETELQEFERILNEHQAKGLEDQALEADVLRKAKAAKRRAAKRPPAAAVRTTRRKQVIEEDVEEDEEETPAVDEEEAEEEEVASAPRKKATARKAPSRRGGRRKKVVESEDEDEEDEDEDDE; encoded by the exons ATGGCAGAATTCACATTGCAAGAacacctcctcgccctctcaGATCCACCGCTGTACCAAATTCCTGCAGAACTCGACATCCCTTCTCTCCGAACATCGTCTATCgactcttccctctcctccgccATTGAAGAAATCGCAGGTGACCCAGAATCCATCGTAAACTCCTCCCCATCGACATTCGACGTCTTCCGCTCCATCCTCAAGTACGCAGACCAACCAAACATCGATGCCGGTATACTCACCAAATTGCTGGATGTTGTTGTCTCTGGACTGAGTTATCACTCGAGCGCGGTGATGGCAATTGTCAATGGACAAGGATTTGGTGCTGAGGCCGACATGGATGCACCGATGGTGCATAAGCAGCCGCTTGAGATGTGGGCGTTTCTTTTGCAGTGGTTTGTCAACGTTGCAGAACGCGGGGCGGGAAGGACGAACGATGAACCGAGACAGGCGATGACAGGGAGAGGTAAGAAAAAGATTACAAAaactgctgctggtggagCTGGGGTAGCAACATCATTTATGTTTTCAGATCATCTCCCGCTAGTGCTTGGTACGATGCACAAAACTCTTCGGATAGCGACTTCACGATTATGGCGTACCTCTTCCGAAAGAGAAGCCTTCATCTCGTGCTTTGTCAAACCCGCATACCAACTCGCCGAGACAGAGGCATACCTCAAAATTTCCGAAGTCCGTCTGGGCATATTCAAAGTCATCTGTCTCGCCGTCAAATTTCATCAGCATGCTTTCGGGGCCCAAACATCGATTATGCAGAATTTGACGTATTTCGAACATCTCTCGGAACCAATGGCggagctgctggcgattTTGGAAAAGGAATTTGATTTTTCGCAGTTAGGAGAAGAGGTTCTGAGGGATGTAGCAGGAAAGAACTTTGCGCATAATGATGCTAAAGGCCCGAGGAGTTTCTCGAGATTTCTCGTTAGGCTGGCAGAGTTGAGTCCGAGGATGGTGCAGAAGCAGATGCCATTGCTGCTCGCACATCTCGATAGTGAC GCGCACCCTATGCGGATGGCTATTGTAGAGATCATCGGTATCCTCATCAAAGacatttcatcatctgatgAAGGTGACGAAGAGCAAAAGACGAAGCAGATCGAAAGGTTTTTTGAGTTGTTAATGGAGAGATTTTTGGATCTGAACTCTTGGGTGAGATGTAAAGTCCTGACAACATTGATCAAGCTCTGCGA CCTACCTGCCAAATTCCCTAAACAGCGTCATCAAATTACCGAACTTACCATTCGCACACTCGAAGATAAGACATCCTCTGCTCGTCGATATGCTATCCAACTTCTGTGTAAATTGCTGGAAACTCACCCGTTCGGTGCACTTCATGGCGGGACGCTGAATCTGCAAGAGTGGCAGGAGAGGTACGACAAGGTGGCAGACGAGCTGAAAAAGGTGGACGCGCAAGAGTTGGAAAAGGCGAAACGGGAAGTAGggattgaggatgatgatgaggaaagtgaagatgatgagaagaaagaggatgaagaagggacaAAAGttaagaaaaaaaaggaagacggggttgaagaggaagacgacgaggTTCAAAACGAATCCACCCCAAAattcaagaagaagaaacccCGTCAATCACAACTCGACCTATCCGCCATCCAATCTGAACAAGCCTCCATCGATCCCAACCTCATCACCAAACTGCGTCTCACAAAAAAATACTATGGCGATGCTCTCCGATTCATCAACCAATTGGAATCTGCCATCCCAACCTTGTGCCAGTTACTCGTCTCCACCACGAAAACAGAAGTCCTTGAATCTATGCGGTTCTTTAGGGTCGCGTATGAGTATGATATTGCCTCGGCCGAACAGGGAATCAAGACGATGTTGCATCTGATATGGACAAAGGATAATAATGCGACAGCGGGGgacgaaggggaaggaaaagggatcCGGGGCAGTGTGATTGAGTGTTATAGAAGTTTATATTTCGATGTGGTGCCGGATTTATCGCCAAAGCAGCAAGTGAATAGGATCACGAAGAATATGATTGA ACGGACGTATGGTGCTACGTTGGCAGAGTTGACAAGTCTGGAAGAGTTGATGCGCACGATGATGGGAGAGAATATGGTGCATACCGATGTTGTTAACAAGCTCTGGCAAGTCTACA GTACCGAGCAAGAAATCCCCAAGGCGCAGAGGCAAGGGGCAATCATCATTCTCGGAATGTTGGCCCTAGCAAAGAGAGAGGTGGTGACCGAGAAAGTGGACAAACTGTTGAAGATTGGTTTAGGACCTTTTGGAATG CACGATTTGGTGCTGGCGAAGTATACTTGTATCGCTCTCCAACGTCTCGGCGGATCTGTGAAGAAAGTCAAAG GGTCCCTCCAGGATAAAACAATGCGTTTACCAATGGACAATCCTATCTTCACCAAACTCCAAGATATCATCGAGTTCTCTCCCAAATCTCCCCAATGGTTCTCCATGGCTGAACAGGCTGTTAACACTATTTACCTGTTGGGTGAACAACCGGATAAACTTTGTACGAAGATCATAAAAGACTTGACAACGAAGGTGTTTGAAGCGCCTGAAAAGGAAACGGAGATCgagagggaaaaagaggagggtgagaaagaaaaaaatggggAACTGGAGAATGGAAACCAAGAGACCGCTGAAAATGGTGATACCTCCGCGACAGCAGATAACGAGTTGGAAACTgtggacgatgatgaaaCCTCTCAAACCCAGTCCCAACTCGCCCCTGCCAATGAAGAGGTAGCGCCTTTGAAAGCACAAGCCAGTAGCTTTAGGATTGCTCAAATGGTTTTCGTTGTTGGTCATGTGGCTTTGAAACACATCGTTTatcttgagcttgtggAGAGGGAGTtcaaaaggaggaaggatgagaaagCAAAAG AGAAAGCGGCTGCGAAGGCTGCTGAGAAGGACCAAAACGATCTCGACGCTGTAGCAGGTAATGCTGAGGATGACATCGGTGATCTCATATCTACcatgaaagagaaagaactGTTGTATGGCGAGAAAAGCTTGTTGGCCGTGTATGGAGATTTAATCGCGCATATCTGCGCCAGTCCAAAGAAATACAAA TATCCTTCACTCCGAGAAGCAGCAACGCTGAGTTTGTCAAAGCTCATGTGTGTTTCGTCCCAGTTTTGTGAACAACACTTGCCGTTATTGTTCAAGATTCTCGAAACGAGCAAAGACCCCGTCGTAAGGAGTAATATCGTGATTGCTTTGGGCGATATTGCAGTTTGCTTTGGTAACCTGATTGACGAC AACTCTGAACGTCTCTATCAAGGCCTCGCAGATACCGACCTTGTCGTCAAGAAGAACACCCTCATGGTTCTCACCCATCTTATCTTGAACGGTATGATCAAGGTCAAAGGCCAGCTTGGTGAAATGGCCAAATGCTTGGAAGATCCCGATCAACGAATTTCCGACCTCGCGAGACTGTTCTTTACGGAGCTGTCCACAAAGGACAATGCGCTGTATAACAACTTGCAGGATGTTATCAGTCATCTGAGTATCGGAGCGCATGCCGTTGATGAGGAGACGTTCGAAAGGACGATGCGATTCATTTTCACCTTCATCGAAAAG GAAAAGCAGGCAGAATCAATCGTGGAAAAGCTATGTCAGCGATTCAGACAGGCAACAGAGGAGCGACAATGGAGAGACATCTCCTACTGTCTTTCACTCTTACCATTCAAGTCCGAGAGATCCGTCAAAAAGCTCATCGAGGG TCTGCCATTCTATCAGGATAAGCTTCATGAAGAGACAGTGTTTAGACGGTTCACGGAGATCTTGGCCAAGGCTCGAGCGAACAAGGCTTCTAACAAGCCTGAAACTGAATTGCAAGAGTTCGAACGG ATCCTCAACGAGCATCAAGCAAAGGGTCTTGAAGATCAAGCCCTCGAAGCGGACGTATTACGCAAGGCAAAAGCTGCCAAACGCCGTGCCGCCAAACGACCTCCTGCGGCGGCAGTGAGAACGACCCGGAGAAAGCAGGTcattgaggaggatgttgaggaagacgaggaagaaacaCCTGCTGtcgatgaggaggaggctgaggaagaagaagtggcaTCTGCACCACGGAAGAAGGCAACCGCAAGAAAGGCAccatcaagaagaggaggaagaaggaagaaagttgtagaaagtgaagatgaagacgaagaggatgaagatgaggatgatgagtaG
- a CDS encoding het-c2 protein: protein MSEQQFFETITKSFTDVTITEQGVDTAEFLEAAEGLVKIFNLFGNPAFAVVQNDLTGNIAKIRAYLAKNPSSGATLESLLASEKANIPKAKDRVATDALMWLLRGLKFTSLGLKINLENKDEELSASFTKAYEQSLKKYHGMMIRPVFYLAMKACPYRATFYPKLGQPQEEVMPKLEAWLKALYEIVEKEEGVFKAGSYGEI from the exons ATGAGTGAACAACAGTTCTTCGAGACCATCACAAAG TCCTTCACAGACGTTACCATCACCGAGCAGGGTGTCGATACTGCCGAGTTCCTCGAGGCTGCGGAGGGTTTAGTCAAGATCTTCA ACCTTTTTGGTAACCCCGCTTTCGCTGTCGTGCAAAATGACTTAACCGGTAACATTGCT AAAATCCGAGCATACCTCGCCAAAAACCCCTCCTCCGGCGCCACCCTTGAGtccctcctcgcctctGAAAAAGCCAACATccccaaggccaaggacCGCGTCGCGACCGATGCCTTGATGTGGTTGCTTCGTGGTCTCAAATTCACCTCTTTGGGCTTGAAAATCAACCTTGAGAACAAAGACGAAGAGCTTTCTGCCAGTTTTACCAAAGCTTATGAAcaaagcttgaagaagtaTCATGGTATGATGATTAGGCCCGTGTTCTAC CTCGCTATGAAAGCCTGTCCTTACCGTGCTACTTTCTATCCCAAGCTGGGCCAGCCCCAGGAAGAAGTCATGCCCAAGCTCGAGGCTTGGCTCAAGGCTTTGTACGAGATtgttgaaaaggaggaaggtgtcTTCAAGGCAGGCTCTTACGGCGAGATCTAG
- a CDS encoding 20S proteasome subunit beta 7, producing the protein MAISNHPALWKQPAPANSAFNDYNTFPLAQTQRHNTSSHHGPVSHTQQPLVTGTSVLGIKFDKGVMIAADNLGSYGSLARFRDIQRLHPLGKHTLLGVAGDMSDYQWLKKELDGLLREEAALSLTDSHPSLSPSNIYTLLSNLFYARRSKVDPIWNAVLVGGWDDAKKESFLAYVDLLGTTYSAPTLATGFGAHLAQPLLREAYEAKAGIDGKGPLLTQEEAEKLIDDCMKVLFYRDARSINKYQVATITEEGVKISDSRSAPTEWKFAEGLRGYGAQTQ; encoded by the exons ATGGCCATCTCAAAC CATCCCGCTCTATGGAAGCAGCCCGCTCCAGCAAACTCTGCTTTCAACGACTACAACACCTTTCCCCTCGCCCAAACCCAGCGCCACAAcacctcttcccaccaTGGTCCCGTGTCTCACACCCAACAACCTCTTGTAACCGGTACCTCTGTTCTCGGTATCAAGTTTGACAAGGGTGTGATGATTGCGGCTGATAATCTAGGCTCATATGGTTCTCTTGCGAGGTTTAGAGATATCCAgcgtcttcatcctctgggGAAACATACCCTTTTGGGTGTGGCGGGCGATATGTCAGATTACCAGTGGTTGAAAAAGGAGCTCGACGGACTCTT ACGAGAGGAAGCTGCTCTCTCCCTGACTGACTCCCAcccctccctctctccttccaatATCTacactctcctctccaatCTCTTTTACGCCCGCCGAAGCAAAGTCGACCCCATCTGGAACGCCGTTCTCGTCGGTGGTTGGGACGACgccaaaaaagaaagttTCCTCGCATACGTCGATTTGCTCGGTACAACTTATTCTGCGCCTACGCTCGCGACGGGCTTTGGAGCCCATCTCGCGCAACCGCTTTTGAGGGAAGCATATGAAGCGAAGGCGGGGATTGATGGCAAGGGGCCATTGTTAACtcaggaagaggcggagaaGTTGATTGATGATTGTATGAAGGTGTTGTTCTACAGGGATGCAAGGAGTATCAACAAG TACCAAGTCGCTACTATCACAGAAGAAGGTGTCAAGATCAGTGACTCTAGGTCAGCTCCTACAGAATGGAAGTTTGCAGAGGGTTTGAGAGGGTACGGAGCGCAGACCCAGTAG